Proteins from a genomic interval of Chroococcidiopsis thermalis PCC 7203:
- a CDS encoding Uma2 family endonuclease encodes MVTAIQIKTYTVDEFLELDLPEGKTYELINGVIVPIAEPSGKYENLRSELWFALKSETKRANLGLLIHPQPVLVLGRKDTRKPDLIVIKREDWNRQTQKEAVLREPPSIAIEIVSTNWEDDYRNKPLWYAAFGVQELWIIDPLFHLDRYPGRRNPKILQPTISVGQLVNSDSILTEKEYRFESFTESDRIKSQFFPNLNLTVAEIINFGEGI; translated from the coding sequence ATGGTTACTGCTATTCAAATAAAAACTTATACCGTCGATGAATTCCTCGAACTGGATTTACCAGAAGGAAAAACATACGAACTCATAAATGGTGTCATAGTACCCATAGCTGAACCTTCTGGAAAATATGAAAATTTACGGAGCGAGTTGTGGTTTGCGCTGAAATCGGAAACTAAGAGGGCTAACCTGGGGCTGCTAATTCATCCCCAACCAGTACTCGTACTAGGTAGAAAAGATACTCGCAAGCCTGACTTAATCGTAATCAAACGCGAAGATTGGAATCGACAAACTCAAAAAGAAGCAGTACTGAGAGAACCGCCTAGCATTGCAATTGAAATTGTTAGCACCAACTGGGAAGACGACTATAGAAATAAACCCCTTTGGTATGCTGCTTTTGGCGTACAGGAACTATGGATTATCGATCCGCTATTTCATCTCGATAGATATCCAGGTAGAAGAAATCCGAAAATCTTGCAACCGACAATTTCTGTGGGACAACTGGTAAATTCTGACAGCATTTTAACAGAAAAAGAATACCGCTTTGAAAGTTTTACAGAGAGCGATCGCATCAAATCTCAATTTTTTCCCAATTTAAATTTAACTGTAGCTGAAATTATTAATTTTGGAGAAGGGATTTAG
- the purD gene encoding phosphoribosylamine--glycine ligase, translating to MKVLVVGNGGREHAIAWALLRSPQVEQVFCTPGNGGTATLSRCQNLPYSVDDFERIGQAVREQGIDLVVVGPEVPLAMGITDYLQAQGAMVFGPTKAGAQIEASKAWAKALMQEAGIPTAKAAVFTQESAAKDYVTAQGAPIVVKADGLAAGKGVIVAETVAQAHQALEAIFAGQFGDAGKFVVIEECLIGQEASVLALTDGITIRPLLPAQDHKRIGEGDTGENTGGMGVYAPAPLVTPELMARIEREVLQRAIATLRSKGIDYRGVLYAGLMIAPTGEFKVLEFNCRFGDPETQAILPLLETPLEELLVACCQQKLGELPPIAWKPGAACCVVAAAKGYPGAYEKGHVITGIDAAEASGGCVFHAGTRLGQGGKGGQGGTRSSRDRREWGLGGEGGQGGLRESQLPTPDSRLPTPVITDGGRVLGVSGVGENFEQAIALAYDAIAQIHFDGIYYRRDIGHRIQ from the coding sequence GTGAAAGTTTTAGTCGTAGGTAATGGGGGCAGAGAACACGCGATCGCTTGGGCTTTGTTGCGATCGCCCCAAGTGGAACAGGTATTTTGTACTCCTGGTAATGGGGGAACGGCAACGCTGTCACGCTGTCAAAATTTGCCCTACTCTGTGGATGATTTTGAACGGATCGGTCAAGCAGTCCGAGAACAGGGGATCGATCTTGTGGTAGTGGGTCCAGAAGTTCCTCTAGCTATGGGAATTACAGATTATCTCCAAGCTCAAGGCGCAATGGTATTTGGTCCTACCAAAGCTGGGGCGCAAATTGAAGCAAGTAAAGCTTGGGCAAAAGCTTTAATGCAGGAAGCAGGAATTCCCACCGCTAAAGCTGCTGTATTTACCCAGGAATCTGCTGCTAAAGATTATGTCACCGCACAAGGAGCGCCCATAGTCGTCAAAGCTGACGGATTAGCCGCTGGTAAAGGCGTGATCGTAGCCGAAACAGTCGCACAGGCACATCAAGCTCTAGAAGCGATTTTCGCGGGGCAATTTGGCGACGCGGGTAAGTTTGTTGTCATTGAAGAATGCTTAATCGGACAAGAAGCCTCTGTATTGGCATTGACAGACGGGATAACGATTCGTCCCCTACTACCAGCCCAAGACCACAAACGCATCGGAGAAGGGGATACAGGCGAGAATACGGGCGGAATGGGAGTGTATGCCCCTGCTCCCCTGGTTACGCCAGAATTAATGGCAAGGATCGAACGAGAGGTATTACAGAGAGCGATCGCCACTTTACGCTCTAAAGGCATCGATTATCGGGGCGTATTATATGCAGGTTTGATGATTGCTCCTACGGGGGAATTTAAAGTTCTAGAATTCAACTGTCGCTTTGGCGATCCTGAAACCCAAGCTATTTTACCTTTACTGGAAACCCCCCTAGAAGAGTTACTCGTGGCTTGTTGTCAGCAAAAACTAGGTGAATTGCCTCCCATCGCCTGGAAGCCGGGAGCCGCCTGTTGTGTTGTCGCCGCCGCCAAAGGCTATCCAGGTGCATACGAAAAAGGTCATGTCATTACTGGCATAGATGCAGCTGAAGCTTCGGGGGGTTGTGTATTTCATGCTGGAACCAGACTAGGACAAGGGGGAAAAGGGGGACAAGGGGGAACTCGCTCTTCCCGCGACCGAAGGGAGTGGGGATTAGGGGGCGAAGGGGGACAAGGGGGACTGAGAGAATCCCAACTCCCGACTCCCGACTCCCGACTCCCGACTCCCGTAATTACAGATGGAGGTAGGGTATTAGGTGTTAGTGGTGTAGGGGAGAATTTTGAGCAAGCGATCGCCCTTGCTTATGATGCGATCGCCCAAATCCATTTTGACGGCATCTACTATCGCCGCGACATCGGACACCGAATTCAGTGA
- a CDS encoding cryptochrome/photolyase family protein produces the protein MSDLILFWHRRDLRISDNTGLAAARQRTQKVVGVFCLDPNILERDDVAPVRVTYMIGCLQQLQQRYAQVGSQLLILQGEPREAIPALATALSAKAVFWNWDVEPYSQVRDRTVIETLKEKGIQVLEENWDQILHSPDDIFTGSNQPYTVFTPFWRNWSSKPKAAPAQALQDVEGLSEQELQTAEKVGAIALPTAKDLGFNWENGLVIEPGETPARERLEQFCHRAIEEYKEQRNFPAYDGTSQLSAALKFGAIGIRRVWAATVEAMENTRSDEAQTSIRAWQQELAWREFYQHAMYHFPELEQGAYRQQFKNFPYENNEEYFQAWCEGRTGYPIVDAAMRQMNNIGWMHNRCRMIVANFLTKDLLIDPRLGEKYFYQRLIDGDLSANNGGWQWSASSGMDPKPIRIFNPASQAQKFDPDGEYIREWLPELRSFDTEELLSGNISKRDRAAVDYPNPIVDHKIQQRQFKVIYQQQKEL, from the coding sequence ATGTCTGACCTCATCCTCTTCTGGCATCGTCGCGATTTGCGCATCTCAGATAATACCGGACTAGCTGCGGCAAGGCAACGAACTCAAAAGGTAGTAGGAGTATTTTGCCTCGACCCCAATATTTTAGAACGGGATGATGTCGCTCCCGTACGAGTCACGTACATGATCGGTTGTTTGCAGCAACTACAGCAGCGTTACGCCCAAGTTGGCAGCCAGTTATTAATTTTGCAAGGCGAACCCCGTGAAGCCATTCCAGCGCTGGCTACTGCCCTGAGCGCAAAAGCTGTATTCTGGAACTGGGATGTAGAACCATATTCTCAGGTACGCGATCGCACTGTCATCGAAACTTTAAAAGAAAAAGGCATCCAAGTTTTAGAAGAAAACTGGGATCAGATATTACATTCCCCAGACGATATTTTTACAGGTTCCAACCAACCCTACACTGTATTTACCCCGTTTTGGCGTAATTGGAGTAGCAAACCGAAAGCTGCACCCGCACAAGCATTACAAGACGTAGAAGGGTTGTCAGAACAGGAATTACAAACAGCAGAAAAAGTAGGCGCGATCGCCTTGCCTACAGCCAAAGATTTGGGGTTTAATTGGGAGAATGGCTTAGTTATCGAACCAGGGGAAACACCTGCACGAGAGAGATTAGAACAATTTTGCCATCGGGCGATCGAAGAGTATAAAGAACAGCGAAATTTTCCTGCTTATGATGGGACATCTCAACTAAGTGCAGCATTAAAATTTGGTGCGATCGGTATTCGTAGAGTTTGGGCTGCTACAGTTGAGGCAATGGAAAATACTCGTAGCGATGAAGCACAGACGAGTATTCGCGCTTGGCAGCAGGAACTTGCATGGCGAGAATTTTATCAACACGCCATGTATCATTTCCCCGAACTCGAACAAGGCGCATATCGACAACAATTTAAGAATTTTCCTTACGAAAATAACGAGGAATATTTCCAAGCTTGGTGTGAAGGCAGAACTGGCTATCCAATCGTCGATGCAGCAATGCGACAGATGAATAATATTGGGTGGATGCATAATCGTTGTCGCATGATCGTCGCAAATTTTCTCACCAAAGACTTACTCATCGATCCGAGATTGGGAGAAAAATATTTTTATCAAAGACTAATTGACGGGGATCTTTCAGCTAACAATGGCGGTTGGCAGTGGAGTGCTTCAAGTGGCATGGACCCTAAACCAATTAGAATTTTCAACCCTGCTAGTCAAGCCCAAAAATTTGACCCAGATGGAGAATATATTCGCGAGTGGTTGCCAGAATTGCGGTCTTTTGATACTGAAGAATTATTAAGTGGAAATATTTCCAAACGCGATCGCGCTGCCGTAGACTATCCTAATCCAATCGTGGATCATAAAATTCAACAGCGACAGTTTAAAGTTATTTATCAACAGCAGAAAGAATTATAG
- a CDS encoding lipase family protein, which yields MTLLKKNINLFLTQATLCLGLFSTAVPSQAQNIGKTNSVTNLRSVQFERLCFQRSVACTDIGKAAHLSSALIYQLFDTERTGNKTKRSNVINQIKRLYGAKQIDVINKRMKLSDFFLIRKEQDKIFGGYAVLIRQPEVGQFGKRKVSYAIAFKGTYVGLEDPNDLAAISSGVPVNMYRRAAALIHEGFRNYAGQVFNDIKSKELLVEILSLQKQANTEVEILVTGHSLGAASILYTAMLVDAGVLPSNIRTIVFGAPAFTQPSFANRYRTAIANTTRVETKGDFFIYQQRGYMQPIYNTLGYVPLGNLIAAEPTEKLKELWQERDILEQQYQASQSPKIKSAYLDLTKRIILEQANIHVKSYGYFYEYYLRTQGPNLTRSGNR from the coding sequence ATGACATTACTCAAAAAAAACATAAATCTATTTTTAACTCAAGCTACACTTTGCTTGGGGCTATTTAGTACGGCTGTTCCAAGTCAAGCTCAAAATATTGGCAAAACGAATAGTGTAACTAATCTAAGATCTGTTCAGTTCGAGCGGTTATGCTTTCAGCGATCTGTAGCGTGTACGGACATTGGCAAAGCTGCTCATCTGAGTAGTGCTTTAATTTATCAGTTATTTGATACTGAAAGAACTGGAAATAAAACAAAACGCAGCAATGTTATTAATCAAATTAAACGTCTATACGGGGCTAAACAAATCGATGTTATTAATAAAAGAATGAAATTATCCGACTTTTTTCTGATTAGAAAAGAGCAGGATAAAATTTTTGGTGGATATGCTGTTCTCATCCGCCAGCCAGAAGTTGGGCAATTTGGGAAAAGAAAAGTTTCTTATGCGATCGCTTTTAAAGGCACGTATGTCGGCTTAGAAGATCCTAACGATCTTGCTGCTATTTCTTCTGGAGTGCCTGTAAATATGTATCGACGGGCAGCAGCTTTGATCCATGAAGGATTTAGAAATTATGCAGGTCAGGTTTTTAACGATATCAAATCTAAAGAACTACTTGTAGAAATTTTGAGCCTCCAAAAACAAGCAAATACTGAAGTTGAAATTTTAGTTACAGGGCATAGCCTTGGTGCTGCGTCAATTCTTTATACAGCAATGTTAGTAGATGCGGGAGTCTTACCTAGTAATATAAGAACAATTGTCTTTGGTGCGCCTGCATTCACGCAACCGAGCTTTGCCAATCGATATCGAACTGCGATCGCCAATACAACTAGAGTAGAAACGAAAGGGGATTTTTTCATTTACCAGCAGCGCGGGTACATGCAACCGATTTATAATACCCTTGGTTACGTTCCTTTAGGGAATTTAATCGCAGCTGAGCCAACTGAAAAGCTGAAAGAGTTGTGGCAAGAAAGAGATATTTTAGAACAACAATATCAAGCCTCTCAGTCGCCAAAAATAAAATCAGCTTATCTAGATTTAACTAAAAGAATTATTTTAGAACAAGCAAATATTCATGTAAAAAGCTATGGATATTTCTATGAATATTACTTGAGAACTCAAGGTCCTAATTTAACTAGAAGTGGTAACCGCTAA